The window TAAGTCTTTGCATATGTAAACCACAATTGAAAATACCAAATAgtaatcacaattaaaaatactaaatagtaaccatatatatttctaaaaatatatgaCCAAATCGaaggtaaataaaaaataatgtggattttatatatatatatatatatatatatatatatatacatatataacatacaTTATGTTTAATACATATCTACTAGAAAAATAAACAGTAAATCCAAAGTGGTTATCTAGTAAAGATTCTCAAAAAATAAGTTTCATATTCCTAAACCGCTATTGAAAATACACAAAACAGTAACCATATACTCTAATAAAAAATCTGCTACATGTATGACTATTTCAAGACtttgtttctcttctctctttccaATCACATTCAATTCCTTCAAAATACTCATAATAATTCATGATTGATAGGCATATTCTCAATTCTTCTTGTTCATTCAATACCTTAGATATTTTCCTTTTCACTTGATTTTACCTTGTAAGCTCTTCTTTCTCATGACCTTGTGAAAATAGATTAGACCCTTGTGGTCTAACTTTTTCTTGAATTCGGCAGATAGGGGAGATTTAATGTATTATACTGTCTTCTTTTATGTGTGGTTTATTATATCTATGTGCTATCATTGGGTATAATAAACTCTTAATTCATGTCTTTTTTTTGGATCCTGCCCATaggtgtaatttttagtattatcatactgttattttctttggtttattAAATTCTTTGTGCTCTCTTTTCAGAAGTTATGACTACGTAAAATAAATCTCTGTACTCCAATCATTTTCTCGATCCCACTTATAAGAGAAATTTTAGTGTACCATGCTGTCATTTCTTTATGTGAGGTTTATCAAATAACATGTGCTCTTTCTACTAGGTAGGCTGCTACAATAAACTTTTATAATCCGACTTTGGAGAGTTTTAGAGTATTGGactatcttttattttactttattttttatgtgggGTTTATTAAATTCTATTCTATGTGCTATTTCTATGGTTTTCttgtttattgatgatttctttgTTCTTGTTTTTGTCTATGGGTTGAAGCAGAAGTTCCAAATTGCAGGCAGGGTATATTATACTAGGTGAAAGTGGTTGACACATGGGATTGGGGTCATTCTTTGTTGATAAAGTTACAATCTTTGAGCCAAAACAACTAGAATCAGTATGGAAAAATCACAACTTGGTTTAATTGAACAATCATTTAATGTTAAGTACTCAGATGGTGTTAGAGAGGCACTTGATGAATTGCCTGATAGTTTTACAATTACTGATCCTTCTATTTATGGTCATCCTATTGTTTATGCATCATGGGGTTTCTTGGAAGTGTTTGGTTATTCCAAGAATGAGGTTATTGGGAGGAATGGAAGGGTGTTTCAAGGTCCTAAGACTAATAGAAGATCAGTTATGGCGATTCGCGAGGCGATCCGTGAGGAGAGGGGTATACAAATCAGTTTGTTAAATTATAGGAAGGATGGGACACCCTTTTGGATGTTGTTTCATATGTGTCCTGTTTATAGTGAGAAGGATGGGAGGGTGGTTCATTTTTTGGGAGTTCAAGTGCCTATTTTGAGGAGGAGAAAGTCATTAGGTGGTGGAATTGGGAGAAAGGGAGGTGTATGTCATGATGGAGGTAATTGTAGGGAGGCTGTGTATAGGTGTTGTAGGAGGGAGGTTTGCTCGAATTCGATTATGGGAGTGGATAGAGCAGTATCAGTTGATTCAGTGGCAGGATTGGACCATACAGGTACATGTATATTCATAATGCTTCTTGAAAgttttcatttttggttgttcaTTGTAGTGGACTTATTGTttgattttcatattaaataTGCACATTAAGATGTTTGGGATTTTGTCGTTTGCCATAGTTGttacatgattttgaaatttgtTACAGTAATCTCCAATCATTTGGGTATTATAGTCTTTAGCTTATGATCCTAATTTCTTTGTAATATTGCTTTTGCTCCTTGAGCAACGGTAAAGTTGTCTCCTTGACCtataggtcatgggttcaagccgcGGAAGCAACCACTAATGCTTGAATTAGGTTAGGCCGTCTAATAACGGTGCGGCCCTTTCCCGGACCCTGCTAATGTGGGATGCTTTTGTGCACCGGGCTACCCTTGTTTCGTCTTAAGCTTAAATTCATGTTTTGAGTCAATTTCTCAGTTGCTGGGGTTAGGACTTGGTTATGCTTTGAGCTGCATACACCTTTCCCATTACTTTGTACTGGAGTTTCAAAGTGCAAATTAACAGTCTTAGTTTGTATGTATAAAGCGTAATATTTGTCCAGCTACCTTGTACTTCCCAATGATTTCCCATTTTTGCGCATTTGGATAATCTCTGTTTCATTTTCATTCCAAAAACCCTAGTGTAGAGTTTCATAGTTTTGTTGCCTGAGGTTCACTTCATAGAATTCCTTTCATAAGACTTATTTATCACAGACGTAGATGTTGAAGGGCCTTGTGAAGCAAGTGATCAAGAGAAGACAAAAGCCATTGTTATCGTCAACAACATAATGTCCGTGTTGGCAAACTACAGTGAGTTGAGAGGCAGACTGGTCAATGACAAGAGATGCTGTCAATCTGTAACGAGTCTGCTCAGTTCCTCCTTAACTATATCTTTTGGTAGAATAAAACAAAGCTTTGTATTGTGAGTTTTTTGAATTACCTAATCTTCTTGGTTTGATGACCATATGATCTGCTGCTGGATGGGCTTAACACTTTCTCTTGGAATATCTTCCTGAAACGTGCAGAACTGACGCGCAGTTACCAGACATGCCAATTGTCTATGCAAGTGACGCCTTCCTAAAATTAACAGGTGCTAAAGCTGTAGCTGATTTATACTAGTGTAAACTTGTGTTCATAGAAAGAGCATGAGGGCTTACGCTAACTAATATTGCTAACAGGAACCATTCTTTTCTTCAATAGGCTTCTTGAGACATGAAGTATTGGGCCGTAATTGTAGGTTTTTAAGCGGAGAAGATACAGACAGAGGCACACAACTTcaggtaatattttttatgctGATCTGCTCTTATGTACTTAAGTTCGGCCTTTACATTTGTTAATTGCTACATATTGGGATGAGAGATTTAGTGCCCTTCGTATTTAGATTTTCTCAACAGGGGCAGGGCCAAGGGAAGGTATGCGGTTGAGCAGACGATCTCAATTCTTATTGCCTTTTTTGTCTCTTTGCAGATAAAACAATGTATCCAAAAAGAACAACCGTGTACTGTACATATCTTAAATTACAGGTTGATTCTGGTTCCTGCATGATATTCAGATAAGAATTGTTTCCTTGTTCTTTAGGCTCATCTCTTGGTGCCTGCATTTTTCCTTTCAGAAAAGATGGAACCCCATTTTGGAATTTTCTTCACATTTCACCGATCCGGAGTGCTTCAGGAAAGGTAATATTCTTAACTAATAGGTACATATTTTCCATcctttggtttattttttttaataagtagGCCATGAATTTTTATAGGGAACATGGTCAGTAAGGATTCGTATAGGCGACCCCAACTTGTTTGGGATTGAAGCATACTAGTTGTTATAATTGTTGTAGGTTCATGTTTATAAGAATCTTAAGAAATGCCTGTTGAGGCAACAGAGGTATCTTAACATCTTTTAATATGTATCTTCTGTAGTTTGTTTAAATTGCATTTGTTGGTCTAGTGAGGAGTAATAAATTACTAATAATTTTATAACCACAAATGTGGTATCATAGAAGAACGCCCAACACGGGTGTGTTAGCCATGAACTAGATAAAAACAACAATACTGCTTTTGTATCTTGTGTAGCTTAATGAAGAAGTGATGATTTATATAGCCGATTCCAACTATTTTGGTACTGAGGTGTATCTGTAGTTGTTGTTGTGGTTGCCATATCTTGTGGATGAACTTATTGAGTTCACTTTTGTAGAGAAGTTGGTTCAGATAAAGAAGTGAGCCTAATAACTTCTTATTTCGCGTAAAAGCGAAAGGAAGCATACAAGAAGAGAACTGTTTGTATTTAAACTAGTAGAGTTAAATTTCTTTACTAAACAAGTTCAGAATAAACTATTATAGTCCCAAGAGTAAGTTGGTGGATGAGCCGAGACAAGCTATGTTTCAGTAGTTGAGTTTGTCCAGAGTTCCAAACCTAATTGTAGGTTCACTGGTGGCATAAATTAATGGTGTCGCTTCTTCCTTGATAAAATTATGCTGTTCTAATGATTCCCTCCTCCTATCAAGGTAGTATATAGTCTATTAACAAGCATATCCACATACTTTTTCAATGTAAACAACTTCTTGACGGGGTATTTTAGTTTAATGTCATGTCCATATTCTTCAACAtgttattttttccaattttacaAAATATGGGGTTCTGGATTAGAAATCTGCTGGTTACATTTTATGCATTATATTTGTcttggggagaggtgattagatagGACATGGCTCACTTGGAGCTTaatgaggacatgaccctagataggtatttttattattactcTCTTACTATCTTTCTCTTCGGTTTTAGTAGTACCCGTTGTTTTCTTTGCTTCAGTTATCATGTTATTCGTTGTCTCTACTTGTTCTCGTTTTCATTGTTTTCAACATGAAACTTATTCCGTACTGCATTTGCTTTACATGCTTGATTTTGATATGCTTACTCGAATcgaaggtctatcggaaacaacctctctacctttaAAAGGTAAGGCTGAACACAcattaccctcctcagaccccacttgtgggattatactgggtatgttattgttgtagcCATTTGAAGAGTTCGTGTCATGAGAGATGCTTCAATCAAGATTCAAGATGTGAATTGGTTCTCAGGCATCAAGAGTAATTGGTTGACTAAAATTCTTCTTTGCTTTAGTATTTTGAAACGTAGATCTGAGATTAGTTCAATGTTTTCCTGAATAATCATTGCTCGAAATGTGTTGAGTTTTGTTGATAAGTAATGCTCACACgaaaaaatatctataatattCTAAAGAGGAAACAGGAAGCGGGTATGGTTTTCGTTATGTGCTTAATATCTAGTTTGTGGTGAACTAGTGCTAGCCATAATGTTCAAAGAACATAGCAACAAAGGATTTTATGATGTGCACCCAAGTGTGTTGCCTAATGGTCAATAAAGTGAGTTGAGCACCATGAAGTCTCAGGTTCACTTCTCAGCAGAGCAGAGACAAAATACTGGGTGATTTtttcccatctgttctagccttggtggtcAGAGTTACCTAGAATCTAGTACCTGGTGCTGGTGGGAGGTGATACGCATCCTGCGGAGTTAGTGTGAGTGTGAGGTGCGCGTAAGTTGGCCTGGATACCatggttattaaaaaaaaaaggaggattTTACTATGTCTATCCAGTCTCCCGTAGATAACTGCAAGAGGCAGAGAATTTAGAAGAAGCTACCAGGGGAAGAAACAGAGGTAGAGAGCGAAACCAGTTGTTAATTGCGTTGCTTAGGTAGGTAATCAAGTTGAAATTTTTGTTGGACAAAGTCAATTAATTCAAATTAACCTAACAAAGCTCGGTGTCAATCCACTCCTCAATATTGGATTGAGACAGGTCTGAATGAAGCGACATGGACTGAGGATTCACATAACCGAACCCCACTAGCCTGCGATTGAGGCATAGTTGtcctgttgttgttgtttgttgttggaGCTCAGTGACCACATCTGCATAACTTAGGCTACTTCTTGTTGAATAGTTTAGTCCTACTTGTGCTAACCCCTTGTTGTTCTGTCTGTTTGGCTGCATAGGTTGCGTATTTTGTCGGCATTCAGATAGAAGACACTAGCGAGGCTAGGGGGAAACAAGGGCTAAATCCAGAGATGAGGCATCGCAGCGTTGTCGCTGCTGTAAAGGTTGCTGTGAGAGGCTGGTCAATGGGTGCAAGCACCTCCTAGTTCTTGAACaagtttctttcctttttcttttttgttctgaTAAACAGACTGGTCTCTGCTACAAAATGTACTCTTATAGCTCATTGGTactggaaaaaaaaagaaaaaaataaacgtAAACAGTACGTTATGGTGATTTAAATTGAATCTTTTCTTTGTCATATATCCGGATGTTAGTGCAACATTTATGAGGAAATGATCACCTATGGCCCAAGTAAAGATGTTTGAGAGGTGGGATATAATGGGTTTGAGGAGAGGTAGAGGAAAAGAAGTAtgggggaggtgattagacaagacATGACACAACTTCAGCTTACCGAGGATATGTCCTTAGATAGAAGGGTACGGAGGTcgcggattaggatagaaggttagtaggtagatGAGTTTTGTCTCAATTTTCTCAGCATCAGGCTTGGTAGGAGTTTTGTAGCATTGCATCTGTCGTAATAGTAGTGGTGTGCTTGCAGTTTCTTGCTTTTGATATTTGCTACCTTCTGCCGTCTATTATGTTTCAACAATCGCATTATCTCGCCATTGTTATTGTCCtttttatgtatgttttgtactacGTTCTTATTATTTGGCATGTTTTCTTCACTATTGTACTTTCTTTTATTCATCACTACTTGATATGCTGCACTAGAGCGGAGGGTCCTTTAGAAATAttctctctacctccacgaggtggAGTATGGTCTGCATACATTGTACCCTCTCTAGATccacttgtggaattacactgggtatgttgttgttgttgatccttaTAGCCACTTATAAATTGAATAGAAAAAAACGACATTTTCAAATCATTCCTCATTATTTGGCCAGTTATTTTTCACTACTGGCTTATCATCACTACTTGATCTGCTACACTTGCTTATCATCACTACTTTATCTGCTGCACTAGAGTTGAGGTTCTTtcggaaatagtctctctacctccACAAGGCAGCGGTGTGATTTGTGAAAACTCTACACTCTTCAGACTTTATTTATGGaattacactggatatgttgttgttgatgatctcTTATAGCCACTTAaattaaatagaagaaaatgacaTTTTCAAACCCCTTGGGTGTAAAAATAAACATCTCTTGTAAAAATAGAAACATGCATCTACGACAAAACCTAATTTCCCGGCACTTGTTCACCATACATCTATGACAATTATTAAATTCAACCAGTCTAATATTTACGAATGTTGTGGTTGGACTAGTCAGTTCATTTTTATGCAGAAAGAGAGCTTCATTTCATGTCTGATCTACCCATGCTTAGTTGATTTTGTccatcaaaaatatgaaaattgacCATAATATTATCATTTCTTGGGGGTTATTTGCTTTAAGGTATAATATTAGGGTAGCCGATATAATGGAGTCCCGACTTATTCGAATTCACACCGTGTAAGGTACATTCAAAGGGAAAGTACATTctgacataattttttttatactcGCGACACGAACGAAACCTTTAATTAACAGTTAATGGATAACCTTCTTGGTAAAATTCTGCATACCGCCTAATACAACCTTTGGTCAGGTAGATATATAAAGCTTCATAttaccatctttttttttttctgtaacTAACACTTGTCATTAGTCACCAATAAAATTATTACAACTTCATAGCATAATCATTCACAAATAGCTATCTAAAGAAAACAAATTCACTGCTAAAACAAAGCCTAAAGAAAATCTACATAATAACCAAATCAGAATTGAAATCCCTGTCCCCTTGAGGACATCCGATAAAATTGAAACAATATAGAGAAGATAAGCATGACTCTTGCACAACAATCGAAATCCTTGGGCTATTAGTATCAGCAGTTAAATACCTCCCATGAAAATGAAGTCGTGTAGTAAACACTACTTTTGTTCTTGCATCATTTTGAAACACCATACACTTTCATCTCACTAAGTCAATGATTCCCAGCAATTGGAAATGTATGTGTCTGATCATACTTCTTCTTAGTCTGTTTCTGAGTGGAACTTGTTCGAGTATTGATCTAAGTTCCAATGATTTGTCTGGCCATCTTAATTTGCATGACAAGGAATAGCCACGTATAGATAGAAACTACTAGAAACAAAGCTTTTTCCCAGAGGGAATCAACAGGAAATTTATATTATAGAGCGTgatttttctattcatttttcACCAAACTAGCTCACTAGAAAATTACACGTATAGATTCTCATTGAAACATTGGATAACTTTTATTTGTACGAATAGCCACTGAATATTTTTCAGTGGaaaattcatttggaaaatagtaATTTTTTAGTAGTGAGATTAGTTTGTATTGTAGTAAGAGTGGATCCCAGCACAATTTAGCAATAACAACATTATCTGCCCAGCATTGTATCTCATTCGTTGCATcgtttattattatatttttgacaaaattaCTATAGATAATAAATTCTCCgagtcaagaaaataataatcgagacaaAAAATTGaagtaagaaaatataatatttgatttcaaatgtAGTAAGTGTTACAATCTGTATGATAATCCTTTGATTCTTTAAAGTAATATGAACTTGAACTTAAACTTGATTTGGATTtaaggggttgtgtagcttgatCTTAAATGATGATTGCCACGAATGATTAATTCGTCAGAAACACTTGGATGATTGCCACGAATGATGAATATAAACAAGTAACTTGATTTTGAACAAAATTTCATTCGttcttgatcttgagcttgattgTTTGAACTTATAACTTgcaaataattatgatttttgatccACGAGCTCACTTCTTGCTTCTTGCTTTTTGTTTCTCAGAATCCTTCTCTTTATGAATTATGAGGACCCCTATTGTAGACACCTAACTTTGTCCCTCCCGAAAATtcaatttattcattttcttgTCAGGGGTGTGACACCTATTTATAGTTGGAGGGGTAAGACAAATGTGTGATTTGATTGGTCGATTTAAATTGACCAATCACATTATTTTAGTGACAAACTCTAATTTGATTGGTTAGAACATGTTATCTGCACACATGACATGATTTTAGTGGCTCATTTCATTTAATTTGGATTGCCACATCATATTGACACATGACATGCTATTAGTGACTCTTTTGATTTAGGCGGAACCCATCGACAGACACCGAAAATTTGCACGATCTTTTACTTTGGCACCTACACTAGACGTTGTTCATTTTTGGCACCTCAACTAATTTccaagtgtgtcattttgacattTTTTGCC of the Capsicum annuum cultivar UCD-10X-F1 chromosome 11, UCD10Xv1.1, whole genome shotgun sequence genome contains:
- the LOC107853850 gene encoding protein TWIN LOV 1 gives rise to the protein MEKSQLGLIEQSFNVKYSDGVREALDELPDSFTITDPSIYGHPIVYASWGFLEVFGYSKNEVIGRNGRVFQGPKTNRRSVMAIREAIREERGIQISLLNYRKDGTPFWMLFHMCPVYSEKDGRVVHFLGVQVPILRRRKSLGGGIGRKGGVCHDGGNCREAVYRCCRREVCSNSIMGVDRAVSVDSVAGLDHTDVDVEGPCEASDQEKTKAIVIVNNIMSVLANYSELRGRLVNDKRCCQSVTSLLSSSLTISFGRIKQSFVLTDAQLPDMPIVYASDAFLKLTGFLRHEVLGRNCRFLSGEDTDRGTQLQIKQCIQKEQPCTVHILNYRKDGTPFWNFLHISPIRSASGKVAYFVGIQIEDTSEARGKQGLNPEMRHRSVVAAVKVAVRGWSMGASTS